acttttTCGACACCttatatactatgattttttttaaacataccatactatgactgttGTCGActctttatactatgactttttaattacttttttcaacatactataagaTGACTTGACAGGGTACTATACTATTAAAATTGTATAACTTTTCTCAACATGCtgaactatgatttttatgtctttttcgacatgctattctatgacttttttatcacttttttcaacacatttcgATATACCATCCAATTACTTTttgtaacctttttttgacatgctatactttgactttgttatgacatttttcgacatgccacacatgccatgacttttttctgactttttctgacCTACTAGTATGACTTTTTggggcatgctatactatgaatttttcaacatgctactttttatgacttgtttgaTATACTCACTTTGACTATTtcggacatgctatactatgattttttcatgacttttttcgacatgctatacttttactttttaatagcTTCTCACAACATactataatgacatttttatgactttcttcggCATGCTATTCTAttacttatttcgacatacttttggacttttattgacatgagttttttacaactttgtttcgaaaatatgaaaatatgtattttttttaacatgctatactatgacttatttgatATACTATACAATGTCTTTCTTCAActtactatatactatgactttttccacatactaaaCCATCACATCATGAATTTTTTTAGGGATATTCTACTGTCACTTTTtaggacattttctttttacatactatagttGGACTTGTACGTCATACCATACAAGACTCAAGGTtcaatgatcatttatttaaattttattcaAAAATAGAATGGCATCCTTGAATTTCATTTTTGAGTTGAAATTGGGAGGTATTTAAACGGcaacaacaaaaccattttCTGGGCTGATGATATTCTCAACGTGTTAACATTAAAAATCCAACAAGGAGACATTGTCCATCCAACTTTGAATATACATGCATTATTGATACAAACACAGAATCAGCCTCCTCTCGTCCCACCAGAGTCCTTCGCTCTGTACTGCGATCCACCCATAAAGTGCAGTGTTATCCAGGAAGCCACGATGGAGCCAGGTCTCGGTAAAGATGTaacattttttaagacatttttattttgacatactctactatgactctttttccacatacagtattatgacttttttcaatatactatactgtgacttttttaggtattttttgacattataatatgactttttaatgacttttttaacaccatactatgacttttctcaacatgctatactatggctatttcatgacttttattttgaaatactatactatgttgatttttatgactcttttcaacaaactatacgaAGAATTTTCTcaacattataaaatatgcctttttttcgacatactacaatgtggctttttatttcattgttcaACACAGTATACTGTGCTtttgattaattaatgtttcaacatgctttactattgatttttttgctgaaatatgacttttcttcacttttttattttatattttattttatatactctactatgacttttcaaaatactatactatgacttgttcatgatattttttatgacattctgtTCTATGACATATTTCATTGCAGTTTCCCAACATCCTATGCTATGACTGTATTATGAGATTTTTGGCATACTTTACCATGACTTCTTATAACATTATTTGAcagttttcatgaaaatgttcAACTTACAATAccatgactttattttgacatactattcttttacttttttcatgatatatttcgacttactatactatgacttttttgacgaACTGCTataagcctttttttaaataaaattttcAAAATAGTAGAAACTACCTTtcacatacaatactatgagtttttacgTGAAACTTTTTGagatactacactatgactgtttttcagaCGTtctatacaaatacatttttcatgaaattttcaacatactacattATGAGTAATCATGACATATATGATTATATTACTATAATTTCTTTGacattatataatatgataatggatttttttgtccttttatttaAGGGGTGATTCACAATATCTGTCAGTTTACCCACTTTtgtagtaaaatgttttatagcaGGATCCATTTTATATGTGGGAGACctaagagaaaatgaaaaagaaatgttttgttgcacCTCCGTTAATAGTATATTAATATCTCAAGATAATAGGTGCCTTCCCACTACAGTCTCTGGTGCTGGTACCATAAATGAATCTCCACTGCAGGTTGAAAAAATAATAGGCCCACAAGTCTCCCTGTCAAACCTCCTGAGGTGTGGTGTTACCACTGGAATAAACAAAATGTCCAATAGCCTTCATCTTAGTTCTGCTTCGAACACCGTGACGGACACCAACGTATAAATACCACGACAGACAagtgattaaaataaattttattTTGGGAAACATATTTGGTTAAACTCACTTAAGGTAGGCTTGTCAGTCCTCACAGGTATGTTGCAGTGAAGCTAAATATACTTATTGATTAAATCATTTGGCATAATATTCTCTTTACTTTCAAACTTACAGTTCAAAAGGCCACTTAATGCACTTTACAGGACTTTCaataaaggacatttaaagacatcaatAATCACATtctacaaacaacaaataaacttGTTCTCACACAAAAAGACCAGAAAAATTAAAAGCATTACTAGTCTCGCAGTTTAAGAACAgattttaaactgtaaatatattcaCTTTTGACTTGAGATCCTTGAGATCCTGATGGAATAGCAGATCTAAAAACGTTCAAGttgaaaagcattttaatttagaaaagaaaaaaatatatttaaaaaggccTTTTTGGCACGCCTCCACcgaaaaagacatatttttattttttattaatgaaggAAAGTGCCTTGTTTTCATTATGATATTGATTTGACATCACTTACAGTAATGATTTAGCAACTGCTAATGTAGTTCttcagtacttttttttactcctaTGAATTCTAGCTCACAGAAATAGTTTTAGGAGATACAGTTTGATATGTTGATGCAGAGCTTTGGACTTGCCATGTGCTGCCTGTGCTGTCACTGTGCAGGCTCTAATCTCTTGGCTGGCGATGTCATCTTCTTCTGTTGAAAGCCTGGACAGAGAGGTGACCATTTGTTaccaaaacatttatattacagtCCAAAAGAGTAAGAAATCTTAAAGTGCAAACCTGAATCTGTAAGGGTTAACTGATTTAATTCTTCCTCCAGCTGCTCATCGGTAATATCAAAGGGTCTGTAAGGAACCGCAGGCAGAGAACTGAGCAGGTCGGTACCTGGGAGGCTCGGCTCCCCGGGGATTCGCAGACCGTTTGTTGGAACTTCAGGAAAACTTGAGATTGAATCCGGCTTTGATTCGTCCAACAAAGATTTCAGTTCCTCCTCCAACTCATCTATGTCTTCATctacaaaaaacacatgacaaacttAAACCCTCattgatattgatatatatacacaatgtaTTTAAGATCTAACAGTATGTCATACCTGCGCTGGTCACGCCACTGGATATAGTTTTGTTCACTTCATCTTGAGTGTCACACAGCTGGTTAAATCATAGGAAAGATACAATAAGATGTTTAAGTGcaagatttaattaaaatgataaaaaaaacaattaactaTCTGTTAATATACATCTACTGTACCTCCTGTATTTGATCCACAAGACTCTCAGCACGTTCCACAGTCACATCCTTAAGAGAGAGTCTCAGGGCCGACACTCCGGCCTGATAAGCTTGCATAACCTACAAACATGATCAGCACACACTTACAATACTGACAACACACTTGGTTACTGATAACTAAACAGAAAGAGAGCTGAACTTTGCCCTCTTACCATCTTATCAGTCTGCGACTGGGCTATTCTGTCCAGGATTCCTCTGATGGACTCCAGTTTTGCAAACAAGCTGTCTGCTCTCTTTTCCACCCTTTTGCGGCCCCTTAAACTCCTCAGCGCCTGTGGGAGAGACAGTGAACATTACCACTGAAACCAGTGCTATGATGTTTGGTTTGCTCACAGTAAGAcgttttttgttattgttatggtAAATGTTATTAGTACCTGGGATTTCTTCCCTTCCCTGAGAAGTGTCCTTGCTTCCTCTTTGCACCTGCACGTAGATAATGCAAAGCTTTAGCAATGATTACACGTAAGTCTGACTTTCAGaaccatttaaatgtaatgcagACCTTCTGACTAATTAGTCCAATACCTGGGAAAAAAGACAACTAAAGCATTCGGCGCAGcattcggcgcaggctgaaaactcacttCTTCAaaaagtactaccctgagccttcctcgtagcacttattgcattcgtattagttgttgcacttattgtattcgtattcgtttactgcacttatcctattcgtagtagtttgtagcacttattgtattcgtattagtctgttgcaattattgttttcgtagtaatttgcctctgcactagaCTTTTGCTGTGGTTTATGcttttaagatgcttgtttaagaaaggagatgcacttatgacttctggtgactagtagttctcttgaatacctatgatgaatacacttcctgtaagtcgctttggataaaagcgtctgctaaatgactgtaatgtaatgtgtaatgcaTCAAGTTGCACATTTGGTGCTGGTTATTTCACAATTGGAACAAGTTAATGACTACATCACATAAGGTAATGtaattttctaaaataaaagtaccaTCTTCTTTGACATCAACCAATCAGGGATCAATACTCATTCTGTTTCTACTTTAAGTTCATATTTGAGTTGATGTACTTGTCAGCTTCAAGGCCCAGTTTCTCCACCCGCTCTCCCAGCAGCTTCTCACTGCGCTGCAGCTGGTAGATTCCCATATCCACATCGCTGACTGGGGAAACATTATCCTGCCCAGCCAGACAAAACTTGACAATCTGtaaagaagacacatgaagacagttgaaaataaaaacattaaaccagCAATCTGAGTATATCTCTTATCAGGCCTTGACGTAAAAGATAACTTGCAAACAGTGGGGGTTTTCTGAATGAGAGTTTGTTCACCTTCTCGCCCTCGTGCACAGAAACCGTCACTTGCTTGTCCCTCTGCAGCTGCAGGAGAGCCATGCACAGGGTGCTCTCATCAGCACAGACATCAGAGGAGAGAGTGCAGAGTTCTGGAAATGACAGGATGGAGCGGCTGGCAAATCCACTGCTCCTGTACACCTTCAGTAATTCAACTGCTTTCtcctggaaaacaaaagaaaactagCTTTATATCCAGCAGCTGCCACAATAACAATTATTGCCAGGCCTGAAAAATCAGAGATTGGGAAAGAGAAAACCATTCAGCGTGGTTGCAAGTTGATCTGCCTtcaatttttcaattcaattcagtttattttgtatagcccagaatcacaaattacaaatttgcctcagagggctttacaatctgtacacatgcgacatcctcacatcggcacaggaaaaaactcccctaaaaagccccttcaacagggagaaaaaaggaagaaacctatgggagagagacagaggagggatccttctcccaggatggacagaatgcaatagatgtcatgtgtacagaaggaccagcataacagagatacaacacattcaatgtatatgacataaatgattcatataataagagtagtaagcagagtaacgaaggaaaaaacaattaagactacttataataacagcagcaattattatagtagaattataatgtGCTTCAAAGTAACGTTAACTTAGGCACACTGGTTtgcatatttctatttttattcagaTGCATACTATATTTAATTAAGATAATTATATGTATCAACTTGTTGTACTGGACATCTGTTGCCAAATGCTCAACATTTTCCTGCAATaagaaatgcaacaacaaaacaaacaaaaaaaacatggtgcCTCTTAATCACATCAGGTTAAACAAACCTTCACTAGCTCAATGACAACAAAGGACTCCTCCAAAGGCACCCGGTTGCTTCCCAGAAGAGTTGAGAAGGTCCATTTCAGAGGCTTCACCAGCAGCAGGCCAACACCCCAGGACAGCCAGCCACAGTCCACATTGGCAGCAAACTCTGACTCCCTCTGGATCTTCCCACACCTGGCAGAGGTAGAAACACAGGAGATGTAACCAGATCGACCCACAGAGGACAGTAAGAGTAAGCACAGTGACTGACACAGGACCAGTTACCTGGCCATGGACTGGATGACAGTCGCCAAGCCCAGAGGGGATTTGTCTTTCCTCCTGAAGGTCTTGTTCAGGTCCTGCAGGTTGACGCACACTGCGCCTCGGTCCCTGCAGCCTTTAACGACCAGAGCCGTCCAGAAGTCCATCTTACTGTCCCAGTCCGTCGTGTTGACGTCTCGGTTCTCATTAAAGTCCGAGAACATAAAGTTCATCCGCTCGTCGTCGCACCATTCGGGTGGCAGGGACATTTCTGTGGCGTGAGACATTTGCAACACCTAAACTTTAGCTCAACCTTTATCCACGTAAATGTTAACGTTATGTTCGCTAACAACACCCACTACCTGCTCTCCTTCTgagccaaaacaacaaacaaacacgtgACTGAAGGAGAACAAGCCCTCACTTCAACATGATGCGTCGATGTTCGGCTAACGAGAGCTAAGGCTGCACatgtcaacaacaacacaggtcGCGCGTGTTTTAGAATTCAGAACAGTGCGAAAAGGCGGTGATACTGTGTGGTGGTAAGGAATGCTATCACTCCGCCCACGCAGACACCCCCCGAGAGACAAAACAAGCGCACCTATAACTCTGCTCAGGAACATTCATTTTGCGCACTTGACGCGCATATCCCCTGAAACAGATGAGttatattaagataagataagataagataagataagataagataagataagataagataagataagataagataagataagataatcctttattagtttatacatttgcaggcttacagcagcatagagtaaagtgcacacaagagacatagtagaagaaagacaagatcaaataaaataaaaaaatgaaaagtattataaataagcaataaaaaacagtagaaaatcaacaataactgaaatattatatttacagacagaaaaaactattttaactattattgcacagtgtaatgtatatTCTTCccataagataaaataagataatcctttattagtcccgcagcggggacatttacaggattacagcagcagagtatagtgcaaaacaagagacatagtaaaagaaaaacaagatcaaataaaatgaaataaaaaacaagtattataaataagcaataaaaaacagtaaaaaaaaaaaaatccacaataactgaaatattatatgtacagacagaaaaactattatagctataaattgcacagtgtattttattgcacatgtggcatgtggtctgctgggagcagagttgatACATGCGTGGTttaactggttttttttttattatttcttaataattaagcctttattagtcccacaatggggaaattatttctctgcatttaacccatcccggaggagcagccTGTAGTCTACAACTCAAAGGGCCATATACGACATTACCCAGATTTAACAGCTTACACTCTGATatggcagtggttctcaaaggGGGGTAcatgtacccctgggggtaagtgaaggcactccagggggtatgtgagatttttttaaaatatatttaaaattaccatccattcaaaaatcctttaaaaatagttatttaataaatattccataaaatataagtgtaagttcataaactgaattcaatgcaacaatgcaatcttcagtgttgacagtttaataaatcagacactgatgacacagcgctgtgtattacatcttttttttcaaccaaaaatgctttgcgctggttagggggtacttggctgaaaaaatatttcacagggggtacatcactgaaaaaaaataaaaggttgagaaccactgtgaTATGGTACCAGTTCTTTAAGACTCATTCGTACTGCAATACAAGAGAAACTACTGGTGGCTGCATGAGTTGAGTTATGGGGTTATCTAACCACATAAGACAGGACACAGAATGGTTCATGGGCTGTAAACTGAATTTAATCATAACCTCTTCCATGTGcaaatgtaaaacacaacaattaaatacagtttgtgactgtacataaaaaaaacccaggagattattataacttttttataactttaataTACATTCCTCAGAATGTTGTGTAATGTCTCTCAAATTGTTTATTGGTTATAATCCCCAAATTTGCAATCCAATTGCCTCTTAATTCcaatttcccccccaaaaatccCACTGTTGGGATTTTAAAACACTACATTCTAAAAAGCAGTTTCACATTTTCAGTTAATTTTTGCCCCCAAAAAAAATTAGTTTGATGATTAGTTTTCTCATGCTTCAGAATGGCTCTGATCCTATGTTATTATTGCAGAATGAACATTAAATCCCCGAAAAATACAATGGTATCTCATATATAGAGATAGACATAATCAAGGATTTGAAGTATTGCAATGGTAAGTATTGCTTGTACATAGTTCTATCATATCTATTATACTGTGTCATGCAAAATGCTACACAGATAAACTATACCGCGTCATTTACAAAAACGTCATAGTTTTACAGTCAGTTAAAATATCCAGACTCATCCAGTGAATAATTCTGTCGATGCACatgcatattttcacattagTAAAATGCAGCATACAGtataatatttttgaaaaatagttaatgttttgTAGAACAGAAGCAAATATGCGGCAGTGACACAACACTTATGTTGGCATGTTACTCATGCTGTGTCTCGTCACATTATTTCATTCAGATGTTTAGGTATAGTGCATAAAAAtagattaatcatttaatcagtTCCCTCGCTTTAAAACATCAGGTGTAACAGCAGACCTTAAGTTACATGGCTTTAACATTTTGCAGTCATTCCTTTATTTGGCACATGTTGATAATTGCTTAGAAACACCTCCTTGCGCTCTGACTGTAGGATGTCTACTTGGCACTGAGATCCACCACCAGGTGCTGGTAGGCCAGGGTGTTGCCTTTGAAGCTAGCAGCCAGCATTATGTCCTTGTTGTCTACAGATACCAAGCTGAAGGCTCGCGGGGCTCTCATGTTGAGCTCCTGGAAGGGCTGAAAGCGTTGTGTGAGGTCATCCCACAGGTATACTCTGGAGAAGGAGAAATCACTTCCAAGAATTAGGTACTGGCGGAGGCCTACTGTGAAGGGATACACTGCCATTGAGCCTCGAGAGGGAAGAGTCTGGATCTCTGTGAAACGCTGCCCTTCCCAGCGGAGGATCTTGGAGTCGCCTATGAAGCGTGTGAGGCAAAGGTAAAGAACTTTCCTCACCCAAAAGTGCTTAACCATCTGCACATCTGCTAGCTCTGTGATTTGGGAGAAGAAAGCAAACTGCTTCTGGCCTCTGTTCCACTGGTAAACCACTGGCGGCTGAGAGGCGCTGGAGAGGATGAGGTGAGGCTTTCCCCCAACATCAAGGAACTCCACATGTGTGTCCCGATGCCAGGGGTGAAGGGACTGGTGGGTATAGAAACCATTGCTGTTCCAGCGATAAATGCTGGTGGAGCCTGCCTTGGAGCTGTCTGCTACTACAAAGTACCACTCGTCATCCAGCTGGAAGGTCTCCACAAAGTTGGGCTTCCTCACACGAGTGGTGTCAATGTCTTGGATCTTTACAAAGCGCTGCGGGTCCTCTTCCCACCTGCGATTACAAACAGGTTGTCATATTATTCCTACAGATTTCCAGAGTTAAAATAATCTTTTgggaaacacatttatttactttcttgccaagcgttagatgagaagattgataccactctcagcACACAttgaggaatttattgctttatgattgactacatttaccatcaacaccaATGGGACTTCTGCATAAAAGGTGGCGACTTTCTTCCCTTAAGGTTATGTTTTTGATATGCTGGAGAAATTCAACAGGGGACTAAACCTGCAAGATTAGATTGAAAGACTTACTTGTAGATATGAGATCCACCAAAGAGTTGAGCGACAACCATGTAAAGACTGTTGCTTATCACCACAGGTTTGCAGTACACAGCAGAGCGAGCTGCATGAGAGATACACATAAGCAGAAAAGCCATTAggattattttttaacacatgGAATGGTACGATATTTGTGCTTTCATTGCTGACAACTTACAGGTAATGTTATGAAACATCCTGAAGACCATCTCCACGTGATCCCATACAAACAAGGTGCAGAACCCTGAGTCAGGCTGAGCAAAGACCACAAACTGATCCTCATTGAACTCATAGGACTCCACTGACACAGAGTGGAAAGGGAAGGTTTCATAAACAGCAAAATCTATGGGAAGACAATGTGGAATTACAATACTTATAAAACAAGAAGTTATGCCGTGACaccatcaaaatgttttgatagaGAGAAGGTTAAACCGGCGCTGATGCAGTTGAAGTCTCGTGGTGTGAGGTCGTGGATTCGGCGTCCTTGGAATTCAAAAGGGCTGGCACAGTAGATAGCAGGAACAGAAGTGTTGGTCTTCTCCATCCAGTCAACCAGCCATTTGATCTTACAGTCGCAGCGGAAAGAGTTCCCGCGCAGGTCTCTGAGTAACAAATAAGGAAGAAAGACAATATCAGTTTATATCTCAAATGCTCAAATGTAAATCAGattcagctttattggccaagtatgtttgcacatacaaggaattttaatctggtttttttcttcatttttcttcatctttctcGTACTCACACAGTGTTAATAACTGCCAATAACAGCTAGGGACAAAGAATGTTATGTACACTagtaaaacaaatctttttagactgaatagaaagaaaaaacagtgttttagtGCACAAGCATGGTTTGACACAAACCACACTATGGAGCCTGACAGTTTTGCAGCGGAGTGTGGTTGTCCACTAAACCCTCAGGGAACCCCAGCAAACCAGTGTTTTGCAGTGACAGATTGTAGGGTCAAAGTTCTTGGATTGTATagacactgtttttatttcagtgaagGCACACTTACAAATCTGTGAGGATGTCCAGATGTTTGAAGAGATCTCTtggcagctgctgcaggttgTTGTTTGAGAGagatctggaaaaaaaaacatgtgctgtcagttgtattatatataattgCTAAAGAAACTGTACAACTTCTCTTTCTAGATTATTTTCAAACATTCTggtttctaaatgtattttagcttttttctgATAGTCTATTGTGCAAAGTTACAACTGGTAGACAGGGTTTCTGATTGTATTAGCTCAACACAATACTTACAGATGAGTCAGGGACTTGAGTCCTCTGAGGGTGTACTTTGAGAGAGCCTGGATGTCGTTATTCTCAATAAACCTGGTGAGAACAAACCACTCAAATGTCACACAGTGATGACAAACTTTGAAATTCAGCCTGTATTATAGGATGTCATGCTTGTTTAAGAACCAGGTTGTGTTGTCAGTGCAGGGTAGAATAGGAATTTGAATGTAATTATGTCAGTTATAGCACAGTCGGCATCTGGTTAATCTACTGTCAAAAGGTAACGGCTTGTCTATTTTGAGGAAATACGTTTTAGTTGAAAACAAATGGAGATGTGACAATGCaggtaaatatttaattatttttattttctatttgataGATCCTACTGACTAACACAATCAGTGTATAAACTGCAAGAAgtacttaaaaaatgttgttttatgccTTTGATTAATGTGATAAAAATAAGTGCAGCCAGTGTTACCAAGGTCTGCATGTCAGCATCATTTGATCCCATCCTGTCAACGTTTTGTCTATTGATAGACGAGGACATACAGCATGTGCAGAGGTGGTTGGATATGAAAGTGGGACTTTATTAGTATTCATAGAGGGTAGTGACGGTATTGGCAGTGATGCAGAGAGCCCTGATGGCTGGGCTGCAGCCAAAGCCACACAGCAAGCAGCCGGAGGCAGGGCCATAACTGAGAGCTGCATGCTCCAAGCCATCAGCTAACTACTTTCTAAAGCCCATCAATTCACAGAATGGCATATTCAGCTTTATCACACTATAGAGGCAGTGTGCTCGCTGTCCTAGGAGGATTTATTTTCAGTAAACTTTTGGCATTCTTCGCAATACTGCAGTCCCCTCCTGAAATCTTAAAGTGCAGCCTTGAGGTTAATTATATTCACTTTACGGGAAAATAAAGCTACCTAGGCCCATTGTCATTAATCATTCATAAAGCTAAGTAATGCATGACAGGAAGAAAGGAATGCAATATTCAAAATCTGTGGAGAACTTTGCTATTAAGCGAGCCTGCGTAACTTTTGCTAAATTGCAAACACATGATGCAAAACTGGTAGAAGTAATGTGGTAGTCAAATTCAGCAAACTGACTCAGCAACAGTTACAcagcagtatttatttaaagtgtgtaTTGAGTTTTGAACTGATCAAGGGTGTGTTTTACAGCttatgcatttcattttctatttgtgATAGAAATGTGCAAGagtatttatttgttcaaatgttaCATGGTTTCACCTTAAAACTGTTcctttagctttagcttttacctttttttgtcattacacacacagtaatataagatttaacattttatcaatattttaaaaaatctgatgCACCAAAATGCAGCAAGTTAAAACTTACAGGTACTGCAGGTGAGACAGGCCAGCAAAGGCATCATCAGCAACCATGGTGAATGTGTTGGAGTTCAAGAGCCTGCAAAAAGGAGACAATAATGATCAAGTCATGTAGATAGTGCGGTAAATGTTCAACCGAAGTGAGAAGGCTAAACAATCAACTGACACATCAATATCTAAAAGGAATTATTTCTATTTGCCTTTGGGTTAATTCAGAGATGCGTTCTAAAGAAGAGAGAACTAggcattcatttaaaacagttttagtCTCTATCACATAAAACATTCACACTATATAAAGCTAATTTAATATTAACAGATAAATACTttgaaatcacacaaacacacatagacctagacaaaaaaacacacacagacgtgaCCACACATTCATGATTGCATCTGAGTAGATAAATGGCCCTTTGTCCGGCAGAGCAGAACTGAAGGGACTCAGTGATTGGCAACGACACTGATACAGAGCCACTT
This sequence is a window from Anoplopoma fimbria isolate UVic2021 breed Golden Eagle Sablefish chromosome 13, Afim_UVic_2022, whole genome shotgun sequence. Protein-coding genes within it:
- the chmp7 gene encoding charged multivesicular body protein 7 isoform X1; its protein translation is MSHATEMSLPPEWCDDERMNFMFSDFNENRDVNTTDWDSKMDFWTALVVKGCRDRGAVCVNLQDLNKTFRRKDKSPLGLATVIQSMARCGKIQRESEFAANVDCGWLSWGVGLLLVKPLKWTFSTLLGSNRVPLEESFVVIELVKEKAVELLKVYRSSGFASRSILSFPELCTLSSDVCADESTLCMALLQLQRDKQVTVSVHEGEKIVKFCLAGQDNVSPVSDVDMGIYQLQRSEKLLGERVEKLGLEADKCKEEARTLLREGKKSQALRSLRGRKRVEKRADSLFAKLESIRGILDRIAQSQTDKMVMQAYQAGVSALRLSLKDVTVERAESLVDQIQELCDTQDEVNKTISSGVTSADEDIDELEEELKSLLDESKPDSISSFPEVPTNGLRIPGEPSLPGTDLLSSLPAVPYRPFDITDEQLEEELNQLTLTDSGFQQKKMTSPAKRLEPAQ
- the lgi3 gene encoding leucine-rich repeat LGI family member 3, with the protein product MLELGQRWTRLICLSLLCLCLCLPRESNARRAPKIPRCPATCSCTKDSAFCVDTKAIPKSFPPGIISLTMVNAAFTTIPEGAFSHLHLLQFLLLNSNTFTMVADDAFAGLSHLQYLFIENNDIQALSKYTLRGLKSLTHLSLSNNNLQQLPRDLFKHLDILTDLDLRGNSFRCDCKIKWLVDWMEKTNTSVPAIYCASPFEFQGRRIHDLTPRDFNCISADFAVYETFPFHSVSVESYEFNEDQFVVFAQPDSGFCTLFVWDHVEMVFRMFHNITSRSAVYCKPVVISNSLYMVVAQLFGGSHIYKWEEDPQRFVKIQDIDTTRVRKPNFVETFQLDDEWYFVVADSSKAGSTSIYRWNSNGFYTHQSLHPWHRDTHVEFLDVGGKPHLILSSASQPPVVYQWNRGQKQFAFFSQITELADVQMVKHFWVRKVLYLCLTRFIGDSKILRWEGQRFTEIQTLPSRGSMAVYPFTVGLRQYLILGSDFSFSRVYLWDDLTQRFQPFQELNMRAPRAFSLVSVDNKDIMLAASFKGNTLAYQHLVVDLSAK
- the chmp7 gene encoding charged multivesicular body protein 7 isoform X2 — its product is MSHATEMSLPPEWCDDERMNFMFSDFNENRDVNTTDWDSKMDFWTALVVKGCRDRGAVCVNLQDLNKTFRRKDKSPLGLATVIQSMARCGKIQRESEFAANVDCGWLSWGVGLLLVKPLKWTFSTLLGSNRVPLEESFVVIELVKEKAVELLKVYRSSGFASRSILSFPELCTLSSDVCADESTLCMALLQLQRDKQVTVSVHEGEKIVKFCLAGQDNVSPVSDVDMGIYQLQRSEKLLGERVEKLGLEADKCKEEARTLLREGKKSQALRSLRGRKRVEKRADSLFAKLESIRGILDRIAQSQTDKMVMQAYQAGVSALRLSLKDVTVERAESLVDQIQELCDTQDEVNKTISSGVTSADEDIDELEEELKSLLDESKPDSISSFPEVPTNGLRIPGEPSLPGFQQKKMTSPAKRLEPAQ